Genomic window (Candidatus Saccharibacteria bacterium oral taxon 488):
ACCGTGATTGTCACACCGGCCGGAATAACCACCGGCAGTTTTCCGATTCGACTCAGACTCATTACTCACCTTTCGTGTGATTTGATATTAACCTAGGTATTTTAGCATAGATTAGAGGTGAAATGCAAGGTTTTTGATCGTCCTGCTTAGTTACCGTACGGAATGAGTAGAACAATCGCCAAAATGCCGAGAGCAATATATGTTGCTAGCGCAGCCTTGGTTAAATACGGTTCTGTCATGGTGTAGATTTTACGCACTTCGTAATAATCCCATAGCCGCCAACCAGAGATCATTAAAAGAATACCAGCGAAGATACTTAAATAGCCGCTGACATCAATATGCCAAAGAAAGTTTGATGCATCAACTGGAGCAATGAATGTAGCCACCGCCATTGTCGACCAGAAGCGTGCCTGTGGCTTTTGTCCGACAGCAATAAAGCAGGCAGCGGCGACCATGATTAACTCAACGAGAGGGTTTTCCATAAATAGTACCTGAATATAATAACTAGGAACTCCTTGCCTGGGGTCAGCACTGCCAATAAGCCAACCTATTCCGTACAGTAGCGGCACTATAACGACAATAGATAACGAGAAGGGTAGAATATCAACAATGAAGACATCTTTGACGGTTATTTCTGCTTGGTTTGACGTTTTTGTCATATGGAGGAAGCTACGCATATGATTACAGTATAGCAAAATATATTCTTAAATATCGTAAACGTCTATCTCGATCGCCTTAAGTATCTGCCCGATTAGCTTATTGTCTGCCATCTTTAGCCATCCTTCGCCACCAATAACGCAGCCGCCGAGGATTGAATTCAGCGTATCTCTACCCAACAATACTTGCTCGTAGTTATGCGAGCACCTAACCAGCGCTGCCTGCAAATTATCGCAAAACGACGACGCTGATAAAAATTGCATATATTCCATGAATTCGCGCTTTAACTGGTCGACTATATTATCGTCTTTCTTGATTAGCCCAAGGAACATTCGATAACCAACCGACTTTGACGCTTCCGACCATTGATCGCCGCGATCGTATACTGTATGTTTTTCACGAATCATCACTAAAAAGTTAAGCGCCACAGCCTGTATGACAACCGCCGCCAGCGCTTGATCAACTGGCGATTGGATATATTTTTCATCAACCGAATATTCTAAAACATATTCAGGAAAAAGATTTTTGGACTCTACGCCATATTTTATGTATGGCATACAAAAGAGTGTATTTACAGAGCTTTTATCATCAGCTTTGCGATACGTTATATCACTTTGCTGACGCCATGCAGAAGACTGCACTGAACTTAATTTATGTAGTAATTTATCTTGTACTAACTCTGTCACTAAGCGATTCATCTCTATTCCGCACTCGGCAGCCGCCCGCAGGGCAGCGCTTCCCGGAATATCCCTTTTGTCGAATAGTCGCAGTGCTTCATTGTAAGCGTCTTGCGCCTCTGGGTTGTGGAATTCAGCATCCATAAAACAAGTGTCGCCGTACGTTTTTGCCGTTAAGGTAATATCGCTTGAAATAAAAAATCCTTTGTCTTGAAGATATTTCAAAACATACTGGGCAAGCAAATGCTCGTAGACGTGAGCTAGCAAGCCATTATCTTTTGATATTTTGTATAGCGATGAGTACATTCTCTTTGCTGTTCTCTGGAAATAAGGAGATACCCGCCCAGACACTTGTATGTCTGGGCGGGGGAGTGCGTTGTAAAAAACAACGAACTCCTAGGGCCCTAGGAACTATCCCTGACCCCTGCTCTTGCTCCCGCTCTGGCTGATAGACGCACCGTTGTGCGGGTTGCTCTCGCCGAACTTGGAGCTGCCGCGAGCCTGCTGTGCCGCCTTACGAGCGGCGCTCTGCGCACGGGACTGTGCGCTCTTGCTGGCGCGGGGAGTGAAGTTGGGCTTCGCCTTTGCCAAGCGAATCGCCCCCTTTCTCTCTCAGATAGTCACGGTACCTCCGCAACTTATTCAATAATAGCACATATATATCGGATTAGCGATAGTTCGTAAATTGCTATATACTTTTGGTATTGCATAATTGAGCTGGAGGTTCCATCTGGCAGAGCAGTATGAAATAGAACGTAAGCGTAAGTTTGCGGGCAATTTGGAAGTGTTTATTGCACAACTGAGTTCTCAGGGATTTTCCTTAGTTGATGAAACTACTGAGATTGGTAGCTACTATTCTCGGTCTGACGTTGATTTCATGCAGACAGTTGAATGTTTGCGGGTTCGACAGCGTAATGATTTTGCCGAGATAACCTATAAGCCACCGACCAATCAGCGTACGCGCACTGAGGATGGAGTTATCGTCAAGCCAGAAACTAATCTGCCAGTCAATCCAGAGAATGCGGCCGTCGCTAAGCAGCTGCTAACAAATCTTGGTATGGTGAAATTGGTTGAGGTCAATAAGTTTCGACGGATATTTAAGTACGATGATGAACCGGGGTTGACGATTGCTATTGATGAGATTAGCGGTGCGGGTGTTTTCGTAGAAACGGAAATCATCAGTGAGGATAAAGAGTTGGCGCTGCGGCAAATTGAGGATGTTGAAGCGCGGATAGGAGTTCAGGAGTTTGAAATCATCACTCAGCCGTATCGTGATATTTGCATGGATATATCTTTGAAAGGTTGCTAGCTAGCGTAGAATCCAATTTTTCTTGTTTGATTTCATGAATATCGAAATAGTTAAAGTTTGAAACTTCATCTGTTTTACGAGGTGCCGTTAGTAGAGTAACTTTGTAGGCAATAATCAGAACAGGGTCATCGAACTTTGTATTCCAAGTTGGAATAATCAAGGGATTTTCTGTAGAGACTTTGACATCTGCTTCTAATTCTTCCAAAAACTCTCGTTTCAACGCTTCTATAACACCCTCACCATGTTCCAGGCCGCCGCCAGGAAGATCCCATGAGTCACTTCTCTCTTGAACAAACAGTAGCTTGCCTGAATAATCACGCACCAATCCCTTGACTACTACTCGATATGCTGATGATATGTTTTTTAATATTTCAATCTCCTTATGCAATACGAAAAGTGTAGCATAAAAATAAACGCCCTACAACGAGGACGTTTATTTTGTTCATTGCGATGTTTTAGTACACCTTCAGTAGCAACTCACCACCAAGTTTAGCCTTGGCTGCCTCAGCGCCAGTCATGACGCCTTTGGAGGTTGAGATGAGTACCAGACCGCGGCCGCTTTTCACCTTTGGAATCTCGCTAGCGCCGACGTAAACGCGACGACCAGGTTTTGAGACACGGGTGATCTCGTTGATGGTGCTGTTGGTACCTTCTTCGTTGATGGTCACGACCAGCACGCCGCGAGGCTTGGCGTCCTCTAGTTTAACATCTGCAAGGTAGCCGTTTTTGACTAATTGTTCAGCGATGACTTTTTTCATCTTGCTGGACGGAACACGAACTTCCGTCTTGCCAACCAGTTTCGCATTGCGAATGCGCGTCAGAAGGTCGGCGATTGGGTCTGTAGTTTGCATAGACATTGTCGAATCTCCTTTCCTTCTTACCAACTACTCTTTGTTATGCCTGGGATTTCACCCTTGGCTGCTTTTTCGCGGAAATTGATGCGGCTCAAGCCGAACTGGCGCATGTAGCCACGTGGACGGCCGGAAATGCTGTCGCGGTTCTTGTGCCGAGTTGGGCTCGAGTTGCGAGGTAATTTCTGCAAACCGTCGAGGTTGCCAAGCTCTTTGAGCTCAGCGCGCTTCGCAGCGTATTTTGCGATCATCTTCAGACGCTTTTTGTCGCGAGCGACCATTGATTTCTTAGCCATTACCTGACGCCTCCTTTCTTCTCAAACGGCATGCCGAACTTCTCCAGCAAGGCTTTTGATGCTTCCTTACTGCCGTTCTTGATAACAAATGTTACCTGCAACCCGTGTAAAATCTGCGTTTCCTCGAACGTCAGTTCTGGGAAAATTGACTGTTCGATGATACCCAGGTTGTAGTTACCACCTTTGTCAAATTTCAGGCCAACACCGTGGAAGTCGCGTACGCGAGGTAGGGCTACATTGATCAAACGATCCATGAACTCGTACATCCTGCTGCCGCGCAGCGTGACGCTTACGCCAATTGGCGCACCCATACCTTTACGGATGCTAAAGCCAGCAATTGATTTCTTTGCTTGGCGGGCAACTGGTGCCTGACCGGTGATCTTTGCAACGGTGTTTTTGACAATTTCAAAGTGACGCTTG
Coding sequences:
- the cyaB gene encoding class IV adenylate cyclase codes for the protein MSWRFHLAEQYEIERKRKFAGNLEVFIAQLSSQGFSLVDETTEIGSYYSRSDVDFMQTVECLRVRQRNDFAEITYKPPTNQRTRTEDGVIVKPETNLPVNPENAAVAKQLLTNLGMVKLVEVNKFRRIFKYDDEPGLTIAIDEISGAGVFVETEIISEDKELALRQIEDVEARIGVQEFEIITQPYRDICMDISLKGC
- a CDS encoding NUDIX hydrolase, with protein sequence MSSAYRVVVKGLVRDYSGKLLFVQERSDSWDLPGGGLEHGEGVIEALKREFLEELEADVKVSTENPLIIPTWNTKFDDPVLIIAYKVTLLTAPRKTDEVSNFNYFDIHEIKQEKLDSTLASNLSKIYPCKYHDTAE
- the rpsH gene encoding 30S ribosomal protein S8; the encoded protein is MSMQTTDPIADLLTRIRNAKLVGKTEVRVPSSKMKKVIAEQLVKNGYLADVKLEDAKPRGVLVVTINEEGTNSTINEITRVSKPGRRVYVGASEIPKVKSGRGLVLISTSKGVMTGAEAAKAKLGGELLLKVY
- the rpsN gene encoding 30S ribosomal protein S14: MAKKSMVARDKKRLKMIAKYAAKRAELKELGNLDGLQKLPRNSSPTRHKNRDSISGRPRGYMRQFGLSRINFREKAAKGEIPGITKSSW
- the rplE gene encoding 50S ribosomal protein L5, which translates into the protein MAEKKIVVPAPRLKALYQEKYLKELQAELDLKNVHQVPALEKIIVSVGTGKKKDDKRHFEIVKNTVAKITGQAPVARQAKKSIAGFSIRKGMGAPIGVSVTLRGSRMYEFMDRLINVALPRVRDFHGVGLKFDKGGNYNLGIIEQSIFPELTFEETQILHGLQVTFVIKNGSKEASKALLEKFGMPFEKKGGVR